Within Kineococcus endophyticus, the genomic segment GGCTCGCGCGGGCGGCGGCGGCGGAGTTCGCCTCGGTGCCCCGCGAGGACCTGCCGCGCGCGGTCGCGGAGTGGGTGGGGGCCCGGACGGCGTACGTCAGCGGGTCGAGCACGCCCACCGACGGCGCCCTGGAGACCTTCGTGGACCGGCAGGGCGTCTGCCGCGACTTCGCCCACCTCACCACCGCGCTGCTGCGCGCGCTGGACGTGCCCGCCCGGGTGGTGGCCGTCTACGCGCCGGGCCTGTCCCCCATGGACTTCCACGCCGTCGTGGAAGCCGCCCCGCGGGGGTCGTGGGAGGTGGTCGACGCCACCCGGCTGGCCCCGCGCCCGTCCCTGGTCCGCATCAGCGCGGGACGGGACGCGGCGGACACGGCCTTCCTCACGACCGCCGGGGACGTGCGGCTGGACTCGATGTCGGTGCTGGCGGTCGTCGACGGGGACCGGCCCGCCGACGACCACCGGAGCCTGCAGCGGCTGCGCTGACCTAGAGCTTCTCCCCGGCCAGGGTCGCCGCGTCCGGGAGCGCCTCGAGGCGCTCGGGCGGGATCGGCTGCCCGGAGACCACGGAGACGCCGTAGGTGCCGTCCTCGATCCGCTTGAGGGCGTCGTGCACGCTGTCCAGGCGTCGGCGCGCTCCCTCCAGCAGGCCTTCGTTCTCGGCGGCCTGCTGCTCGTGGGCGCCCATGTCGCCGGCGTCCTGCCCGCCCTCGGCCGCGTCCGGCGTGCTGCCGGACTCCAGCCGGGCGACGAGGTCGTCGATCGTGGTCTGCAGGTCGCGCTGCATGGTGAGGAGCCGCTCGCGGGCGGCGTCGAGGTCGAGAGAGCTGGCGTCCATGGTGGACGTTCCTACCGTGCCCGGACCGTTCCGGCACGACGGGGCGTGCGGCGGGGGTCCATGCTGGGCGGGTGATCTCCCTCGACCTCGCCCTGCGCCTCAAGGACGCCGGCCTGGCGTGGCACCCCGCCTCCGGGGACCGCTTCGTCATCCCCCACCGGGACATGGACGCCGACGTCTTCACGCTGTCCGACATGACGGTCGAGGTGCACGACCACCCGACGGGCCGCGTCATCGGCTTCAACGGGACGACGGAGTGGGCCCTGGACTCCGTCGACCAGCCCGAGGCGTGCTGGTTGCCGGCCGAGCACCAGCTGCGCGACCTGCTCGGCGACCGCTTCACGCGCCTGGAACGCCGCGCCGACGCCGAGGGTCCGCTGTACCGGGTGCTGCTGCTCGACGAGGACGGCGCCGACGCGTTCGAGGCGCGCGACGCCTCAGACGCCTACGGACAGGCTCTGCTGCACCACGTCTCGGGCGCGGCCGGGGGCAGCGTCGGGACGGACGGCGCGAGCGCCCGGACCTGAACGCGAGCCCGGGCGGCTCACTCCGGCCCGGAGTCCTCGTCGCGCTTGGCCAGGAACCGCTCGAACTCCTCGGCGATCTCGTCGGCCGTGGGCAGGAACGCACTCGCGGCGCTCGTCCCGCGCCCCTCGTCCCCGGAGGCGTCGTACTGCTCCTCCAGCGCGGTCACGACCGACGCCGCCTCGGGCGACTCGGACACCTGCCGGTCGACCTCGACGCGGGTGACCGCCGCGGCCTCCTGCAGCGCCGTGACGTCGACGGCGACGCCCGTGGCCCCGGACAGCGTGCGGACCAGGACGGCCGCGGCGTCGGGGTAGTCGCTGCCGGCGAGGTAGTGGGGGACGTGGGCGAGGACGGAGATGACGTCGCGCCCGGCCTGCGCTCCGCGCAGGTGCAGCAGCGCGGACGCGTGGCCGGGCACCTGGGCCTCGACGTCCCAAGTCCGGTACCCCTCGAGGAGCTCGGGACGGCTCGCGCTGGCCGTGACCCCGGACGGGCGCGTGTGCGGGACCGCGGTGGGGGCGGCGGACAGGACCGTGACCAGGCCGACGCCCAGCTCGTCGACGATGCGCCAGACCGCGGCGCAGAACCGTTCCCACTGCACGTCCGGCTCGGGGCCGGACAGCATGAGCAGCGAGGACCCCTCCTCGTCGAAGACCCTCAGCAGGCGCAGCCGGGGCGGTTCGACGTCGAGCCAGTTCTGGCCGCCGAAGGTCATCGTGGGGCGGCGCGCCCGGTAGTCGTGGAGCTGGTCGACGTCGAAGGTCGCGACCACCTCGTGCCGGCACGTGGCCAGCAGGTGCTCGACGGTCTGCCGGACGGCGGCGCCGGCGTCGATGAAGCCCGACAGCGCCACGACCAGAGGGGGTTCGACGAGGGCGGGGCGCTCACCCTCGTAGGAGTAGAGGGACGCCGGATCGAGCATCCGCCCATCATCGCCGCAGGCAGGACGGCACTGCGCACAGGGGTGCGCCGCGGTGGCCCGATCAGCCGGCGGTGGGCACGGGGCTCGCGTCGTCCTGCGCGACGGCCCGCAGCCCCGCCTCGCGCTCGGACCGCAGCCGGTCGATGGCCTTCTCGAAGTCGGCCAGGGAGTCGAAGGCCTGGTAGACGGACGCGAAGCGCAGGTAGGCGACCTCGTCGAGCTCCTGCAGGAAGGGCAGCGTCGCCAGCCCCACCTGGTGGGCGTCGATCTCGGCGGCCCCCTGGGCCCGGACGGCCTCCTCGACGCGGTGGGCCAGGAGCGCGATGTCGTCCTCGCTCACCGGCCGGCCCTGACAGGCCTTGCGGACGCCGGAGGCGATCTTCGCCCGGCTGAAGGGTTCGGGGGCGCCGGAGCGCTTGACCACGGTCAGGCTCGCCGTCTCGACCGTCGTGAACCGCTTGGAGCAGTTCGGGCACTGGCGACGACGACGGATGGAGGTGCCGTCGTCGGTCGTGCGGGAGTCCACGACACGAGAGTCCTCGTGCCGGCAGAACGGACAGTGCACCCCGACTTCCTCCCCCGCGACCGTTCGAGTCCTGTGGCCCAGCCTCGACCGTACGTCGCGGCGGGCGCTCACAGCAACACAGCCGTCCTGGCGCGGGGTGGGCACCGGGGGCTCCACGTCAGTGCCGGTCGGGCCGGCTCGGCATCGTGAGGCGCTGCCCCGCCTCCAGCGTCATGGAGGGCAGGCCGTTGAGGTCGACGATGTCGCCGGCCACCTCGCGCCAGTCCTCCGTCGGCGCCCACTGCGTCGCGATCGAGGAGAGCGTCTGGCCGGGGGCGACCGTGACGACGACCGGAGCCGGGGCCCGGTCGACCCCGGCCGACGCCCCCGTGAACGCGCCGGTGACGGCGACGACGGCACTGGTCAGCGCCGTGGCGGCGGTGCACGTGACGAGCAGGCGACCGCGACGGGTCAGCCGGAGCGGGCGGCGGGCGGTCGCGCGCTCGGCGGGACGCTCGACGACGGGGCGGGCGCAGCGCGGACGGCGGACGGGCCGGGGACGGCGGGCCGGACGGGCGCCGCCGGCGAACGGCGCGGGGGCCGCGAAGGACGGGGCGAGGGCGGTGGTGCTCACGAGCGTGGACCTCCATCTCGGGGGCGCCTGCTCGAACGGGTGTTCGACCGGGCACGTCTGTTCTACCACCGTTCGAACGGTGGAGCGCAACCCCCGGAGCCCGGGACGGGCGAGGGGGTGACGCCGACAGACGTTGCCACCGACCTCCGACAGACGGCCTGACCTGCGAGGACGCTCGAAGGACCGCCTCTCAGGACGCGTAGCGCTTGGCCGCCCGTTCGCGCGCCCGGGCCGCCTCGACCTCGCGGTCCTTGGGCGGGGCGCTCGTCACGAGGTCGTCGAGCAGGTGGGCGGTCGCGTGCGCGACGGCCGCCACGGCCCGGTCGAAGGCCTCCTGGTTGCGCGCCGACGGGCGGGTGGTCCCGGCGACCTTGCGGACGTACTGCAGGGCGGCGGCCTGCACCTCCTCCGACGTGGCGGGCGGAGCGAAGTTGTGCAACTGGCGGATGTTCCGGCACATGCTCCGACCCTAGGCACCGGCAGGGGCCTGCGACAGGCCCGCAACAGGCCCGCGACAGGGACGCGACGGGGTTCGCGCGAGGACGGGCGACACGCCGGTTCGAACACCTGTTTGATCATCGCGGGCGCGCTGGCTACCGTGGCGGCCACCGGAGCACCTCCGGTCCGGGCGAACCGCAGACAGGAGCAGGACGTGGCCGACGCGCTGGACGGAACGACGGACGCAGCGGGCGAGGACGCCGACACCCTCGGGACGGTCCACGAGTTCCCGGACGCCCCCGTGGTCCGCGACGGCCTGACGAACCGCCAGCGGCGCGTGCTGCACGCCATCAAGGAGTGCGTGGAGTCGCGCGGGTACCCGCCGAGCATGCGCGAGATCGGTCAGGCCGTCGGGCTCACGAGCCCGAGCAGCGTGGCCCACCAGGTGAAGACGCTCGAGAAGATGGGGTACCTGCGCAAGGACCCGCGACGTCCGCGCACCCTCGAGGTCGTGACGCCCGCCCCGCAGTTCGGCTGGGGGCTCATCTCCGGGGTGGAGGGCACCGCCGACGACGGCCGTCCCACGCCGACGTACGTGCCGCTCGTGGGACGCATCGCCGCCGGTGGCCCCATCCTCGCCGAGGAGCTCGTCGAGGAGGTGTTCCCCCTGCCCGCGCAGCTCATCGGTGCGGGTGAGCACTTCATGCTCCGGGTCGTCGGGGAGTCGATGATCGACGCCGCCATCTGCGACGGCGACTGGGTCGTCGTGCGCCAGCAGCCCACGGCCGACAACGGTGACGTCGTCGCCGCCATGATCGACGGCGAGGCCACCGTGAAGGTGTTCCAGCGCAAGGACGGTCACGTCAAGCTGCTGCCCCGCAACCCGCTCTTCGAGCCCATCGACGGCGACGAGGCGACGGTCCTCGGCAAGGTCACCGCGGTCCTGCGCAGCCTCTGACGTCCCCGGTCCCGCCGGGCACCGTGCCCGGCGGGGTCAGCGGACGGGCTGGACCAGCTCGACCGCCGCCTCGATCGCCAGCCGCGGCGAGGTGAGCACGGGAACGTGCAGGTCGCGCAGCAGGGGCGCCGCGTCGAGCATGCTCGCCTGCGCCAGCACGACGACGTCCACGGGCGGGTCGAGCGGCAGGACCGCTCGGCGCACGGCGTCGGCGACCCCCGTGGTGTAGGTCAGGAGGTCGCCGGCCTCGAAGGCCGACCAGGTGTCCGTGCAGCGCACCTCGACGAACTCCACCGCGCGCCCCGTGGTCGCCGCGCACTCGTGCAGCAGCGGCATGAGGGTGGCGGCGGCCTCGTCCAGGGAGGCCACGACCGCGACGCGCCGCCCGGCGAGCACGGCGGCCTCGGCCATCGGACGGTCGACGCGCACGACGCGCAGCCCCATCTCGGCGCCGACCTGCTTGGCGGTCGGGCCGAGCGTGGAGCACGTGCACACGACGACGTCGGCGCCCTCGGCCACGAGCCGGCGCAGCCGGTCCGCGAGCGCCGGACGCACGCTGTCGACGCCGTGCGAGCGGGCTGCGGTCAGCAGCCCGGTGTCGACGAGGTGCTGGCCGGTGACGGTGTCGTCACGCTCGGCCAGGAGATCGCTGAAGGTGCGCACGTGCGCGTGCGCGGAGTGGAGGAAGCCGACGGTGGCCACCCCCCGAGGATGCCACGGAGCGCCCGTCCCGGCGCCAGGGGTCGGGGTTCTCGTCACCCGCTCAGCCTCCGCAACGAGGCCAGGACCGTGTCCGTGGACGTCGTGGGCCAGAAGTCCGGCAGGGACTCGCGCAGGAACCCCCCGTACCGGGCGGTGGCCAGGCGGGAGTCGAGCACCGCGACGACCCCCTTGTCCCCCGTGGCCCGGATGAGCCGGCCCGCCCCCTGGGCGAGGCGGACGGCGGCGTGGGAGACCGAAACGGTGAGGAACCCGTTGCCGCCCGCGGCGTCCACGGCCCGCGACCGGGCCGACATCAGCGGGTCGTCCGGGCGCGGGAAGGGGATGCGGTCGATGACGACGAGGGAGCAGCTGTCCCCCGGCACGTCGACGCCCTGCCACAGGGACAGCGTCCCGAACAGGGACGTCGCGGGGTCGTCGGTGAAGTCCCGGACGAGCTTGGGCAGCCGGTCGTCGCCCTGGCAGAGCACGGGGGTGGAGAGCCGGCCGCGCAGCGCCTCGGCGGCCTCCTCCGCCGCCCGGCGGGAGGAGAACAGCCCCAGCGTCCGGCCGCCGGCGGCCTCGACGAGCGCGGCGAGCTCGTCGAGGGCCGCCTCGCGCGCCCCCGCGCGTCCCGGCGGGGGCAGGTGGCGGGCGACGTAGAGGATCCCCTGGCGGGGGTAGTCGAAGGGGCTGCCCACGTCGACGCCCGTCCACGGCGTCCCCGACCCCTTCGGGCCCTTGAGGCCGAAGGCGCCGGCGACGGGGTCGAAGGAACCTCCGAGCGTCAGCGTGGCCGAGGTGGCCACGACGGTGCGCTCGGTGAAGAGCCGCTCGCGCAGCAGCCCGGCGACGGACAGCGGGGCGATGTGCAGGGAGGGGGCTCGGGAGGCGGGGCCGAAGCCGGCGGTCACCCAGGCGACGTCGAAGCTGTCCTGCGCGCCCCGGCCCACGTCGGCGGCCAGGCGCTCGGCCACGGAGAAGACCTCCTGCACCGCGGCGCGCGCCAGGTGCCGGGCGCCGCGGGACTCCGGGTCCTCCTCCTTGCCCGCGCCCTCGGAGGCGTCCTTGAGGTCGGTCAGCGCCTGGCGGGCCGCGTCGCGGACGGCGACGACGGCGTCGGCCAGCGCGTCCGGCCACCGGTCGAGACGTCCGGGCGGGGCGTCGTCCAGGGCGGCCTCCAACGCGACGGAGGCGTCGTCGAGGGCCTCGGAGACGATGCCCGCGCTGCGCCGCAGGCGGCGGGAGGCGGCGTGCAGCACCGAGGCGGACAGCTCGGCCGTGGCGACGGCCGTCACGCGGTCGGCGAGCTCGTGCGCCTCGTCGACGACGAGGACGTCGTGCTCGGGCAGCAGCAGCCCGCTGTTCTCCATGGCGTCGATGGCCGTCATGGCGTGGTTGGTGACGACGACGTCGACCTGGCGGGCGCGGGCGCGCACCTGCTCCGACCAACACTCCGCGGCCACGGGGCAGCGCTGGGCCCCGAGGCACTCGCGGGCCGACACCGACACCTGGCGCCAGGCGCGGTCGCTGACGCCCGGGTCGAGGTCGTCCCGGTCACCGGTCGACGTCGTGGCCGCCCACTCGCGCAGCCGGACGACCTCGCGCCCCAGCCGCCCCGTGTCCCCAGGGCCCTCGCCGGTCGGGGCGGCGACGTCGAACAACGCCCCCTCGTCGCTGGGGAAGCCGCCGTCGAGCTTGTTGCGGCAGAGGTAGTTCGCGCGGCCCTTGAGCAGCTCCCACGTCGGCTCGCGGTGCAGCGCCGGGGCGATGGCCTGCGCCAGGCGGGGCAGGTCGCGCTCGACGACCTGCGCCTGCAGGGCCAGCGTCGCCGTGGTGACGACGACCCGGCGGTCGGTGTGCACGGCGTGCGCGACCGAGGGCACGAGGTAGGCCATCGACTTGCCCGTGCCGGTGCCCGCCTGGACGAGGAGGTGGCGGCGGGTGCGGATCGCGTCCGTGACGGCCTCGGCCATCCGCACCTGGCCCTCGCGCCGCTGGCCGCCGAGGGCCGTGACCACCTGGTCGAGCAGGGCGGCGGCCTCCGGACCGTCGACGTCCTGCCGTTCCCCGGCCTCGGGGTCCTCGTCGACGGGGGTGGGGGGTCCGGCTGTCGTGCTCACCGGCCCATCCTCCCCCGCGGCTGCGACACGGCCGACCACCGTCCACAGCACGACGCCGCCCCCACGGCTGTGGAGACGGCGTCGTGCCGCGGGCGGGCCCGCTCAGGCGGTCCGGGACAACCGGTACCGGTCGAGCTCGGCCGCCAGGCGGGGCTTGACCCGCGCCAGCAGCCGGGTGCCGTCGGCGGTGTGCTCCTCGTCGAGGACCTGCCCGGTCGTGTGCACCCGGTGGACCAGGTCGCCCCGGTCGTAGGGCACGCACACCTCGAGCTCGACGTCGGGCACGGGGAGCTGCTCGGCGATGCGCGCCAGCAGCTCCTCGATCCCGGCCCCGGTCCGCGCCGACACGGCGACGGCGTTCTGCTCCTTGCGCAGGAGACGGTCCAGGACCTCCGGGTCCGCGGCGTCGGCCTTGTTGACCGCCACGAGCTCGGGGACCGCGGGCGTGCCGCGCTCGACGTAGAGGTCCGCCAGCACGCCGCGGACGGCGGCGAGCTGCCCCTCGGGGTCGGCGTGCGACCCGTCGACCACGTGCAGGACGAGGTCGGACTCGGCGACCTCCTCCAGGGTCGAGCGGAACGCCTCGACGAGCTGGTGCGGCAACGAGCGGACGAACCCGACGGTGTCGGCCAGCGTGTACGGCCGTCCCTCGGGCGTCTGCGCGCGCCGGACCGTCGGGTCCAGCGTCGCGAACAGCGCGTTCTCGACGAGGACCCCGGCACCGGTGAGCCGGTTGAGCAGCGAGCTCTTGCCGGCGTTGGTGTACCCGGCGATGGACACGGACGGAACGGCCCGGGCGTGCCGGAGCGAGCGCTTCTCGACCCGGGCGGTGCCCATGCCCTTGATCTCGCGGCGCAGCTTGGCCATCCGGCCGCGGATGCGCCGGCGGTCCAGCTCGATCTTCGTCTCACCGGGACCGCGGGACCCGATCCCCGCACCGCCGGCGACGCGACCACCGGCCTGGCGGGACATCGACTCACCCCACCCGCGCAGGCGCGGGAGCAGGTACTCGAGCTGGGCGAGCTCGACCTGCGCCTTGCCCTCCCGGCTCTTGGCGTGCTGGGCGAAGATGTCGAGGATGACGGCCGTCCGGTCGACGACCTTCACCTTGACGATGTCCTCCAAGCCGCGGCGCTGGGAGGCGGACAGCTCCCCGTCGCAGACGACGGTGTCGGCCCCCTCCGCGGCGACGAGCTCGGCGAGCGCCTCGGCCTTGCCGGAGCCGAGGTACGTCGCGACGTCGGGGGTGGACCGGCGCTGCAGGACGCCGGCGAGGACGTCGGAGCCGGCCGTGGCGGCGAGGGCCGACAGCTCCTGCAGCGAGACCTCGGCCTCGGCGCGGTTGGAGTCGGCGCTGGACCAGACCCCGGCCAGCACGACCCGTTCCAGTCGCAGCTGCCGGTACTCGACCTCGGTGACGTCGGCGAGCTCGGTGGACAGGCCGGCCGCGCGGCGCAGGGCGCGGCGGTCGGCGAGGTCGAGCTGGTCGCCGTCAAAGGCAGTGTGACCGTCCCAGGCGGTGTGACCGTCGGCGCTGTCCTCGGGCACCTCCTGCGCCACCCCGGTCTGCGAGTCCCCGTGTCCGCGCAGGATCCGGGCGATGGCCCGGTCGAACTCCTGGGCGCGCCCGTCGTGGGTGGGGATCGTCGTGGGTTCCGTCGACTGCTCCGTCGCGGAGTCGTGGCGCTGGTTCATGGACCTCCTCGGTCGTCCTGCTGGTGCTCCTTCGTGCTGCACCCAGCGTCTCAGTCAACGGTCGGGACGGCGACGCTATTTCGTCGACGTGTCCCGGCCACGGGTCGGCCGCACCGCCCGGCGGCCCTACGCTTGCCCGTCGTGCCCGAGCCCCAGCCCGACGCCCAGCCGGATCCCCAGCACTACTTCACCGCCCGGCCCGCGACGGCCGACGAGCGCCGCGAGCTGACCGTCCGCCTCGCCGGCCGCGACGTCACGGTGACGACGGCGCGCGGGGTGTTCAGCGGGGACCGGCTCGACAAGGGCACCGCCGTCCTGCTGCCGCTGCTCGAGGACGACCCGGGGGCGGCCGACCGGACCGGCGACGTCCTCGACCTCGGGTGCGGCTGGGGCCCCGTCGCGCTGAGCCTGGCACTGCTGCGTCCCCGGCAGGTCGTGCACGCCGTCGACGTCAACGAGCGGGCCCTGGACCTGGTGCGTCGCAACGCCGAACGGCTCGGCGTCCACGTGCGTGCGAGCCCGCCCGAGGCCGTGGACCCGCAGCTGCGCTTCGCGGAGGTGTGGTCGAACCCGCCCATCCGCATCGGCAAGGAGGCCCTGCACGCCCTGCTGCTGCAGTGGTTGCCGCGCCTGGCGCCT encodes:
- a CDS encoding transglutaminase-like domain-containing protein; translated protein: MSRTSVRVHLQLHADRPTEASLLVAVARRPGVPVRSEELVVTGPDGPVAVDADVLPDGTVLHHTTLPAGDVGVLYEASVAPEGGDPAALTPAERWEYTRPSRYCPSDRLARAAAAEFASVPREDLPRAVAEWVGARTAYVSGSSTPTDGALETFVDRQGVCRDFAHLTTALLRALDVPARVVAVYAPGLSPMDFHAVVEAAPRGSWEVVDATRLAPRPSLVRISAGRDAADTAFLTTAGDVRLDSMSVLAVVDGDRPADDHRSLQRLR
- a CDS encoding TraR/DksA family transcriptional regulator, with amino-acid sequence MDASSLDLDAARERLLTMQRDLQTTIDDLVARLESGSTPDAAEGGQDAGDMGAHEQQAAENEGLLEGARRRLDSVHDALKRIEDGTYGVSVVSGQPIPPERLEALPDAATLAGEKL
- a CDS encoding pilus assembly protein CpaE: MISLDLALRLKDAGLAWHPASGDRFVIPHRDMDADVFTLSDMTVEVHDHPTGRVIGFNGTTEWALDSVDQPEACWLPAEHQLRDLLGDRFTRLERRADAEGPLYRVLLLDEDGADAFEARDASDAYGQALLHHVSGAAGGSVGTDGASART
- a CDS encoding proteasome assembly chaperone family protein, yielding MLDPASLYSYEGERPALVEPPLVVALSGFIDAGAAVRQTVEHLLATCRHEVVATFDVDQLHDYRARRPTMTFGGQNWLDVEPPRLRLLRVFDEEGSSLLMLSGPEPDVQWERFCAAVWRIVDELGVGLVTVLSAAPTAVPHTRPSGVTASASRPELLEGYRTWDVEAQVPGHASALLHLRGAQAGRDVISVLAHVPHYLAGSDYPDAAAVLVRTLSGATGVAVDVTALQEAAAVTRVEVDRQVSESPEAASVVTALEEQYDASGDEGRGTSAASAFLPTADEIAEEFERFLAKRDEDSGPE
- the nrdR gene encoding transcriptional regulator NrdR gives rise to the protein MHCPFCRHEDSRVVDSRTTDDGTSIRRRRQCPNCSKRFTTVETASLTVVKRSGAPEPFSRAKIASGVRKACQGRPVSEDDIALLAHRVEEAVRAQGAAEIDAHQVGLATLPFLQELDEVAYLRFASVYQAFDSLADFEKAIDRLRSEREAGLRAVAQDDASPVPTAG
- a CDS encoding LysM peptidoglycan-binding domain-containing protein; translated protein: MSTTALAPSFAAPAPFAGGARPARRPRPVRRPRCARPVVERPAERATARRPLRLTRRGRLLVTCTAATALTSAVVAVTGAFTGASAGVDRAPAPVVVTVAPGQTLSSIATQWAPTEDWREVAGDIVDLNGLPSMTLEAGQRLTMPSRPDRH
- a CDS encoding DUF2277 domain-containing protein, with protein sequence MCRNIRQLHNFAPPATSEEVQAAALQYVRKVAGTTRPSARNQEAFDRAVAAVAHATAHLLDDLVTSAPPKDREVEAARARERAAKRYAS
- the lexA gene encoding transcriptional repressor LexA, with translation MADALDGTTDAAGEDADTLGTVHEFPDAPVVRDGLTNRQRRVLHAIKECVESRGYPPSMREIGQAVGLTSPSSVAHQVKTLEKMGYLRKDPRRPRTLEVVTPAPQFGWGLISGVEGTADDGRPTPTYVPLVGRIAAGGPILAEELVEEVFPLPAQLIGAGEHFMLRVVGESMIDAAICDGDWVVVRQQPTADNGDVVAAMIDGEATVKVFQRKDGHVKLLPRNPLFEPIDGDEATVLGKVTAVLRSL
- a CDS encoding aspartate/glutamate racemase family protein yields the protein MATVGFLHSAHAHVRTFSDLLAERDDTVTGQHLVDTGLLTAARSHGVDSVRPALADRLRRLVAEGADVVVCTCSTLGPTAKQVGAEMGLRVVRVDRPMAEAAVLAGRRVAVVASLDEAAATLMPLLHECAATTGRAVEFVEVRCTDTWSAFEAGDLLTYTTGVADAVRRAVLPLDPPVDVVVLAQASMLDAAPLLRDLHVPVLTSPRLAIEAAVELVQPVR
- a CDS encoding ATP-dependent DNA helicase translates to MSTTAGPPTPVDEDPEAGERQDVDGPEAAALLDQVVTALGGQRREGQVRMAEAVTDAIRTRRHLLVQAGTGTGKSMAYLVPSVAHAVHTDRRVVVTTATLALQAQVVERDLPRLAQAIAPALHREPTWELLKGRANYLCRNKLDGGFPSDEGALFDVAAPTGEGPGDTGRLGREVVRLREWAATTSTGDRDDLDPGVSDRAWRQVSVSARECLGAQRCPVAAECWSEQVRARARQVDVVVTNHAMTAIDAMENSGLLLPEHDVLVVDEAHELADRVTAVATAELSASVLHAASRRLRRSAGIVSEALDDASVALEAALDDAPPGRLDRWPDALADAVVAVRDAARQALTDLKDASEGAGKEEDPESRGARHLARAAVQEVFSVAERLAADVGRGAQDSFDVAWVTAGFGPASRAPSLHIAPLSVAGLLRERLFTERTVVATSATLTLGGSFDPVAGAFGLKGPKGSGTPWTGVDVGSPFDYPRQGILYVARHLPPPGRAGAREAALDELAALVEAAGGRTLGLFSSRRAAEEAAEALRGRLSTPVLCQGDDRLPKLVRDFTDDPATSLFGTLSLWQGVDVPGDSCSLVVIDRIPFPRPDDPLMSARSRAVDAAGGNGFLTVSVSHAAVRLAQGAGRLIRATGDKGVVAVLDSRLATARYGGFLRESLPDFWPTTSTDTVLASLRRLSG
- the hflX gene encoding GTPase HflX — translated: MNQRHDSATEQSTEPTTIPTHDGRAQEFDRAIARILRGHGDSQTGVAQEVPEDSADGHTAWDGHTAFDGDQLDLADRRALRRAAGLSTELADVTEVEYRQLRLERVVLAGVWSSADSNRAEAEVSLQELSALAATAGSDVLAGVLQRRSTPDVATYLGSGKAEALAELVAAEGADTVVCDGELSASQRRGLEDIVKVKVVDRTAVILDIFAQHAKSREGKAQVELAQLEYLLPRLRGWGESMSRQAGGRVAGGAGIGSRGPGETKIELDRRRIRGRMAKLRREIKGMGTARVEKRSLRHARAVPSVSIAGYTNAGKSSLLNRLTGAGVLVENALFATLDPTVRRAQTPEGRPYTLADTVGFVRSLPHQLVEAFRSTLEEVAESDLVLHVVDGSHADPEGQLAAVRGVLADLYVERGTPAVPELVAVNKADAADPEVLDRLLRKEQNAVAVSARTGAGIEELLARIAEQLPVPDVELEVCVPYDRGDLVHRVHTTGQVLDEEHTADGTRLLARVKPRLAAELDRYRLSRTA
- a CDS encoding class I SAM-dependent methyltransferase; protein product: MPEPQPDAQPDPQHYFTARPATADERRELTVRLAGRDVTVTTARGVFSGDRLDKGTAVLLPLLEDDPGAADRTGDVLDLGCGWGPVALSLALLRPRQVVHAVDVNERALDLVRRNAERLGVHVRASPPEAVDPQLRFAEVWSNPPIRIGKEALHALLLQWLPRLAPGGRAHLVVQKNLGADSLQTWLASGVLPGTRTERATTSKGFRVLTVSREG